One part of the Anaerofustis stercorihominis DSM 17244 genome encodes these proteins:
- the spoIVB gene encoding SpoIVB peptidase — protein MNAVKKKRVLLGFLSLILIISAYILYLNFSTKEITVLSSQTTSVSLNLPKNCSIQNENEDLKVNGKSEKNYNVDNDKIDVYSSSAGKYKLKAKLFGIVPINNYNINVYPNVKLHPSGKLVGVSMNTKGAIAVQFQSIIDVNDNEVCPAKDAGIKMGDIIVKINDKKVYNAKEVISELNKLSHKELSMVIKRENTEETIKITPVKAKKDNKYKIGVWVRDSVAGIGTLTCYNEDKSRFVALGHSINDVDTGIIMPVKNGNVIESELISIVKGKRNAPGELRGVLKADKKDIIGSIHLNNDYGLYGDVTKKVATSNALDIALQDKIKEGKAQILTTIDNNGPRLFDIKIKKTYKQTKKNTKSMLIEVTDKELLSKTGGIVQGMSGSPIIQDGKLIGAVTHVFISDPTKGYGIYIEWLLEDLLAKQN, from the coding sequence GTGAATGCAGTAAAAAAGAAAAGAGTTCTTTTAGGATTTCTATCATTAATATTAATTATATCAGCTTATATCCTTTATCTTAATTTTTCGACAAAGGAAATAACTGTTTTATCCAGCCAAACGACAAGCGTTTCTTTAAATTTACCTAAAAACTGCAGTATTCAAAATGAAAACGAGGATTTAAAGGTAAACGGTAAAAGTGAAAAAAACTATAATGTAGATAATGACAAAATAGATGTTTATTCTTCTTCTGCCGGTAAATACAAATTAAAGGCGAAGCTGTTTGGAATAGTTCCCATAAATAATTATAACATTAACGTCTACCCAAATGTTAAGCTTCATCCGTCGGGGAAATTGGTCGGGGTCAGCATGAATACAAAAGGTGCCATAGCCGTTCAGTTCCAGTCTATTATCGACGTCAATGACAATGAAGTTTGTCCCGCTAAAGACGCGGGGATAAAAATGGGAGATATCATTGTAAAAATAAATGATAAAAAAGTTTATAACGCAAAAGAAGTTATAAGTGAACTCAATAAGCTAAGTCATAAAGAATTATCTATGGTCATAAAAAGGGAGAATACCGAAGAGACCATTAAAATCACCCCGGTAAAGGCTAAGAAAGACAATAAGTATAAAATCGGTGTGTGGGTCCGTGACAGCGTTGCGGGTATAGGTACCCTTACTTGTTACAATGAAGATAAATCAAGATTTGTGGCTTTGGGACACAGTATAAATGATGTTGATACCGGGATAATCATGCCTGTTAAAAACGGTAATGTGATAGAGAGTGAACTTATAAGTATCGTTAAAGGCAAACGAAATGCTCCCGGTGAACTCAGAGGTGTACTAAAAGCAGATAAAAAAGACATAATCGGTTCCATTCATTTAAATAATGATTACGGACTTTACGGAGATGTTACAAAAAAAGTTGCCACAAGCAACGCTTTGGATATAGCTCTGCAGGATAAAATAAAAGAAGGAAAAGCTCAGATATTAACTACCATTGATAATAACGGCCCTAGATTATTTGATATAAAAATTAAAAAAACTTACAAACAAACCAAAAAAAATACCAAAAGCATGCTTATAGAAGTAACCGATAAAGAGCTTTTAAGTAAGACCGGAGGTATCGTTCAGGGAATGAGCGGAAGCCCTATAATCCAGGACGGCAAGCTTATCGGAGCGGTTACACATGTTTTCATTTCCGATCCCACAAAAGGTTATGGAATATATATAGAATGGCTTTTAGAAGATTTATTAGCTAAACAAAATTAG
- the recN gene encoding DNA repair protein RecN — MLLSLNINNYAIIDKLSIDFDEGLNIITGETGAGKSIIIGALSLVLGEHAKLENIRTGQDKANIQALFTVDDNSLELKKVLDDLSIDYSDGTLILYREISSKGRNICRVNNSLVNVSTLKEIGTHLIDIHGQHEHQKLLNQHTHLSFLDAYGNNLINDDLENVERSYFEYKKAEKDFKSIKSKAKENEDNLDLLTRQFKEIDEVELEIGEDEALSKREKLLLNSQNIYNYIDGAYSLLYKNENNVSINLAEAEKMFSEVERFDDSVKESIEMLSEGKTLIDEVIFFLRDYRDSITFNPSELNDIESKLNKINNLKKKYGSTIEEILEYKENISEELELINNYDERISVLEKELKEKRENYLDHSYILRDKRKKIAKDFCEKISKNLELLSMKGTVFTARFKDLTENESFNKKGIDDITFLISTNKGESLKPLSKIASGGEISRIMLSFKRILSESDNIDSLIFDEIDTGISGQTALVVAKQMWELSKNHQIMAITHLPQIAAMGDTNYFIKKEIKGEKTYTSFVRLNEEEKVNELVRIISGESIGDNAFMYAKDMLENAEKSKNS; from the coding sequence ATGCTTTTATCACTTAATATAAATAACTATGCGATCATAGATAAATTAAGTATTGATTTTGACGAAGGACTCAATATCATAACCGGGGAAACCGGTGCGGGTAAGTCCATTATCATAGGAGCCCTTTCACTTGTTCTCGGAGAACATGCCAAACTGGAAAATATAAGGACGGGACAGGATAAAGCGAATATCCAAGCACTTTTTACCGTTGACGATAATAGTTTGGAGCTAAAAAAAGTTTTGGACGACCTTTCTATCGACTACAGCGACGGTACCCTTATTTTATACAGAGAGATATCATCGAAAGGGAGGAATATATGCAGAGTCAATAACTCTCTTGTAAATGTTTCCACCCTTAAGGAAATAGGTACTCATCTGATTGATATTCACGGTCAGCATGAACATCAAAAGCTTTTAAATCAGCATACTCATTTATCTTTTCTTGACGCTTACGGAAATAACTTAATAAACGACGATCTTGAAAATGTCGAAAGGTCTTATTTTGAATACAAAAAAGCGGAAAAAGATTTTAAATCCATAAAAAGCAAAGCCAAAGAAAATGAGGATAATTTAGATTTGCTCACAAGGCAGTTTAAAGAAATCGATGAAGTGGAATTAGAGATCGGAGAAGACGAAGCCCTTTCAAAAAGAGAAAAGCTTTTGTTGAATTCTCAGAATATCTACAATTATATCGACGGAGCTTATTCTCTTCTTTACAAGAATGAAAATAATGTTTCCATAAATCTTGCCGAAGCCGAGAAGATGTTTTCGGAAGTCGAAAGGTTCGATGACAGTGTGAAAGAAAGCATAGAAATGCTGTCTGAAGGAAAAACTTTGATAGATGAAGTCATATTCTTTTTAAGGGATTACAGAGACTCTATCACTTTTAATCCATCCGAACTCAACGACATAGAAAGCAAGCTAAATAAAATAAATAATTTAAAAAAGAAATACGGTTCTACCATTGAGGAAATCTTGGAGTATAAAGAAAATATAAGCGAAGAATTGGAGCTTATAAATAATTATGATGAAAGGATTTCAGTATTAGAAAAAGAATTAAAGGAAAAAAGAGAAAATTATCTCGATCATTCTTATATTTTAAGGGATAAAAGAAAGAAAATCGCAAAAGACTTTTGTGAAAAGATCAGTAAAAACCTTGAACTTCTGTCGATGAAAGGGACTGTCTTTACGGCTCGGTTCAAAGATTTGACGGAAAATGAGAGTTTTAATAAAAAAGGCATTGACGATATTACATTTTTAATATCAACAAACAAAGGTGAGAGCTTGAAACCTCTCAGTAAAATCGCATCGGGGGGTGAAATATCGAGAATAATGCTTTCATTCAAGAGGATATTATCGGAGAGTGATAATATCGATTCACTAATATTTGATGAAATTGACACAGGGATAAGCGGACAGACCGCACTTGTCGTAGCAAAGCAAATGTGGGAGCTTTCCAAAAATCATCAAATCATGGCAATCACACATCTTCCGCAGATAGCTGCAATGGGAGATACGAATTATTTCATTAAAAAAGAAATAAAAGGTGAAAAAACATATACTTCATTTGTAAGATTGAATGAAGAAGAAAAAGTAAATGAGCTTGTTAGGATCATAAGCGGAGAGAGTATCGGTGATAATGCGTTCATGTATGCCAAAGACATGTTGGAAAACGCTGAGAAATCAAAAAATAGCTAA
- a CDS encoding arginine repressor, producing MKIDRHSKILEILNKYEVETQEDLTEYLREAGINVTQATVSRDIRQMKLVKVMTKSGKYKYAAYSNQSSELDDRIVNVFREAVLTIDYAANFVCLHTITGMAQAAGVAIDALKLNEIIGTVAGDDTLFILVRTEDNAKALVKKFESLLKKG from the coding sequence ATGAAGATTGACAGACATTCTAAGATATTGGAAATTTTAAATAAATATGAAGTTGAAACTCAGGAAGATTTGACGGAATACTTAAGAGAGGCGGGAATAAACGTAACTCAAGCTACCGTTTCAAGAGACATAAGACAAATGAAACTTGTAAAGGTAATGACAAAGAGCGGTAAATACAAATACGCCGCTTATTCAAATCAGAGTTCGGAACTCGACGACAGGATAGTGAATGTATTCCGTGAAGCGGTCTTAACCATAGATTACGCAGCTAATTTCGTATGCTTACATACGATTACGGGTATGGCTCAGGCTGCGGGGGTTGCTATTGACGCACTTAAATTGAATGAAATCATAGGGACAGTTGCAGGGGATGATACATTATTCATTTTAGTCAGGACCGAAGATAACGCAAAGGCGCTTGTTAAAAAGTTTGAATCATTATTAAAGAAAGGATAG
- a CDS encoding NAD(+)/NADH kinase, producing MKERYVGIITNNKKDKYMSFTKQIVHYLYEKGIHIYLEEPLNDPDKDNFSILNEETIKNVEFLIIIGGDGTILKALSQVGKYEKPILGINFGTVGFLANVEKNQWKEYIDKAIDGNYTIDDRMLLDVYDKNGLKLGVALNDTVLFRKNHYGVAEYKVFINDEVFADYLADGVIIAGPTGSTAYNLSSGGPVVNPNCDLFIINPICPHTLNNTSIIVNSKDVVKIKFNPKITSVFIDSTQPDITDNEIIVKKSDMKAHFIRFDDYNFYSLLVNKIKNPIAEGDLDNED from the coding sequence ATGAAAGAAAGATATGTTGGAATCATAACTAATAATAAAAAAGACAAATATATGAGCTTCACAAAGCAAATCGTACATTACCTATATGAAAAAGGTATACATATATATTTGGAAGAACCTTTGAATGACCCCGATAAAGATAATTTCTCGATATTAAATGAAGAAACTATCAAAAATGTGGAATTTTTGATAATCATCGGGGGAGACGGAACCATTTTAAAAGCTCTTTCTCAAGTTGGAAAATACGAAAAACCCATACTTGGTATAAATTTCGGCACGGTTGGATTTCTTGCAAATGTAGAAAAAAATCAGTGGAAAGAATATATTGATAAGGCAATCGACGGGAATTATACCATAGACGACAGGATGCTTCTCGATGTATATGATAAAAATGGTTTAAAACTCGGAGTTGCACTGAATGATACCGTTCTGTTCAGAAAAAATCATTACGGAGTTGCGGAGTACAAAGTATTTATAAATGACGAAGTATTTGCGGATTATCTTGCGGACGGAGTAATAATCGCCGGTCCTACAGGGTCTACGGCTTATAATTTATCGAGTGGCGGTCCCGTTGTAAATCCTAACTGCGATTTATTTATCATAAATCCTATTTGTCCTCACACTTTGAACAACACTAGCATTATAGTGAATTCAAAGGATGTGGTAAAAATCAAATTCAATCCCAAGATAACCAGTGTATTCATAGACAGCACTCAGCCTGATATAACGGATAATGAAATAATCGTTAAAAAGAGCGACATGAAAGCACATTTCATAAGATTTGACGATTATAACTTTTATTCTTTACTTGTAAATAAAATTAAAAATCCTATAGCGGAAGGAGATTTGGATAATGAAGATTGA
- a CDS encoding TlyA family RNA methyltransferase gives MKSKERLDVLLFESGMAESREKAKRLIMAGVVFVNDQRVDKAGTKVDIYSNIIIKGNDNPFVSRGGFKLDKALKVFDADVTGKTCMDVGASSGGFTDCLLQNGAKKVYSIDVGYGQFAYKLRQDERVVCLEKTNFRNMEFEKVGEMIDTVVMDVSFISILKLADNLLNFLKDDGFYICLIKPQFEAGKDLVGNGIIKDKNIHKKVVKDVIYGLKDKGLYVEKLDYSPIKGPKGNREFIAYVTKNEDNMIDIEKTVEECVENAHKELK, from the coding sequence ATGAAAAGCAAAGAAAGATTAGACGTTCTTTTATTTGAAAGCGGTATGGCTGAAAGCAGAGAAAAGGCAAAGAGACTTATAATGGCGGGAGTTGTTTTCGTAAACGACCAAAGGGTGGATAAAGCGGGAACAAAGGTAGACATATATTCCAATATAATAATAAAAGGAAACGATAACCCCTTTGTAAGCAGGGGCGGTTTTAAACTTGATAAGGCACTCAAAGTATTTGATGCTGACGTAACGGGTAAGACCTGTATGGATGTGGGAGCTTCCAGCGGAGGCTTTACAGACTGTCTGCTTCAAAACGGAGCAAAGAAAGTATACAGTATCGATGTCGGTTACGGACAGTTTGCATATAAATTAAGACAGGATGAAAGAGTAGTCTGCTTGGAGAAGACAAATTTCAGGAATATGGAATTTGAAAAGGTTGGAGAAATGATAGATACAGTCGTAATGGATGTATCATTTATTTCAATTTTAAAACTGGCTGACAACTTATTGAATTTCCTAAAAGACGACGGGTTTTATATCTGTCTTATAAAACCGCAGTTTGAAGCGGGAAAAGATTTGGTAGGTAACGGCATAATAAAAGATAAAAATATCCATAAAAAAGTGGTCAAAGATGTTATATACGGACTAAAAGATAAAGGTCTGTATGTAGAAAAGCTTGATTATTCTCCGATAAAAGGTCCCAAAGGGAACAGAGAGTTTATCGCATATGTAACCAAAAATGAGGATAATATGATAGATATAGAAAAGACTGTAGAAGAATGTGTTGAGAATGCACATAAGGAGCTTAAGTAA
- a CDS encoding DUF421 domain-containing protein, which produces MLICFIRASVIYFSVLFAIRFLGKRQISEFQPFELVITIMIADIVTQPIGDVNVPLLNGIIPLVVLVFLQTLISFITYKNEKMRAFICGKPEYLIYDGDIMQKQMSKMLIGIDDLCEQLRNNDIVDLNEVSYMLLESNGQSSFIKKMDNGIPVSLIKYGKRMYESFKLVGYTDERLTEELKHRDIKDDKDVFWAYIYDNVLYIIRKDKLK; this is translated from the coding sequence ATGTTAATTTGTTTTATCAGGGCAAGTGTAATTTACTTTTCCGTTCTTTTTGCCATTAGATTTCTCGGGAAAAGACAAATAAGTGAATTCCAGCCATTTGAGCTCGTAATTACGATAATGATAGCGGATATAGTAACTCAGCCCATCGGAGATGTAAATGTACCGCTGTTAAACGGGATAATCCCTCTCGTCGTCCTAGTATTCCTTCAAACTTTAATTTCATTTATAACTTATAAAAACGAAAAGATGAGAGCATTTATCTGCGGTAAGCCCGAGTATTTGATTTACGACGGAGATATAATGCAAAAGCAAATGTCAAAAATGCTTATTGGAATAGACGATTTATGCGAACAGCTGAGAAATAACGATATAGTAGATTTAAACGAAGTATCGTATATGCTTTTGGAATCAAACGGACAGTCAAGCTTTATTAAAAAAATGGACAACGGTATACCCGTAAGTCTTATCAAATACGGAAAGAGGATGTATGAAAGCTTTAAGCTTGTAGGTTATACCGATGAAAGGCTTACGGAAGAGCTCAAACATCGCGATATAAAAGATGACAAAGATGTTTTTTGGGCATATATATACGATAACGTACTTTATATTATAAGAAAGGATAAATTAAAATAA
- a CDS encoding DUF4363 family protein, with translation MRSFSFAALLLAVLLGLNIFCYNFIRTSVSDIDSSIDKIISHADKKDFKKAEKEFQKLKSKSEESKKIWFIIINHQEIDNVDISMRQSEAYLKKEAESDLIASLNTLKYNVNNVYEREKVNIINIF, from the coding sequence ATGAGATCATTCAGTTTTGCGGCATTACTGCTTGCGGTCTTACTCGGACTCAATATATTTTGTTATAATTTTATCAGGACAAGCGTCAGTGATATAGATTCCAGTATAGATAAAATCATTTCTCATGCGGATAAAAAAGACTTTAAAAAAGCAGAAAAAGAATTTCAGAAACTAAAAAGCAAATCGGAAGAAAGTAAAAAGATTTGGTTTATTATAATAAATCATCAGGAAATAGACAACGTGGATATTTCTATGAGACAAAGCGAAGCATATTTAAAAAAAGAAGCCGAAAGTGACCTTATAGCTTCTTTGAATACTCTTAAATATAATGTAAATAATGTTTATGAAAGGGAAAAAGTAAATATAATCAACATTTTTTAG
- a CDS encoding prephenate dehydrogenase: MDIAVVGLGLIGASFAKGIKQHTNNKVYGFDINNETLTKAKRDGTIDDIVLMNNLSDFDMVIVALYPVNTIEVCTDALKTMKRGSTLVDLCGIKGSIVDKIEPLALKAEVDYIGTHPMAGRELWGYDAAVNDLFKGASFIITKTENTNMEKVKILRNLAEEMLFKESVITTPKEHDKIIAFTSQLAHVVSNAYVKSPSLLEEKGFSAGSFLDLTRVAKLNEYMWSELFVMNKEPLLFEVDNIIKELEKYREALENDDIHYMEELLKEGRILKEKSNLAHSKKC; the protein is encoded by the coding sequence ATGGATATAGCTGTAGTGGGGCTCGGTCTTATAGGTGCCTCTTTTGCAAAAGGGATAAAACAGCATACGAATAATAAGGTCTACGGGTTTGATATTAATAACGAAACATTGACAAAGGCTAAGAGAGACGGGACTATCGATGATATAGTCCTTATGAATAACTTAAGTGATTTCGACATGGTCATAGTTGCTCTCTATCCTGTAAATACAATAGAAGTCTGCACAGATGCGCTTAAAACCATGAAAAGGGGTTCAACCTTGGTAGATTTATGCGGTATCAAAGGAAGTATAGTCGATAAGATAGAACCTCTTGCATTAAAAGCCGAAGTCGATTATATCGGTACTCATCCAATGGCGGGGAGAGAACTTTGGGGATATGACGCGGCGGTCAATGATTTGTTCAAAGGTGCGAGTTTCATAATAACGAAGACGGAAAATACTAATATGGAAAAAGTAAAAATTCTCAGAAATTTGGCTGAGGAGATGTTATTTAAAGAAAGCGTGATTACAACTCCGAAAGAGCATGATAAGATAATCGCTTTTACTTCACAGCTTGCTCATGTAGTCAGCAATGCTTATGTAAAAAGCCCTTCTTTGCTTGAAGAAAAAGGCTTTTCTGCGGGAAGTTTCTTAGATTTGACAAGGGTTGCCAAGTTAAACGAATATATGTGGAGCGAGCTTTTCGTCATGAATAAGGAGCCTTTATTGTTCGAAGTCGATAATATAATAAAGGAGCTTGAAAAATACAGGGAAGCTCTTGAAAATGACGATATTCATTATATGGAAGAGTTACTCAAGGAAGGTCGTATTTTAAAGGAGAAAAGTAACTTAGCTCATTCTAAAAAATGTTGA
- a CDS encoding TraB/GumN family protein yields MSETVRNITINGKDITLIGTAHVSRESAIQVENLIREIKPDNVCIELDEGRYSSLENNKSWQDTDIVNVIKEKKTTLLLVNLILSSYQKRIAESFDINSGQEMINAIKVSKEIGCKLTLADRDIKTTFLRIFRKMSLWEKMKLLSGLILSFFEDEELTEEDLENIKEGDFIENALLEISEDFPDLKTYLVDERDQYLSQKIKNAEGERIVAVVGAAHMNGIIKNIEKDIDLSEIDTIPKGGKAGKIIGFGIPILILAMILISFFKSISTGMSQIVSWVLFNGTLSALGVVLALGSIPSIITAFIAAPFTSLNPLLAAGWFAGLVEAHIRKPKVSDFENLSSDLDSFKGLWKNRITKILLVVTFANLGSMIGTFVAGADIFKSFLSIF; encoded by the coding sequence ATGTCTGAGACGGTAAGGAATATTACTATAAATGGCAAAGACATAACTTTGATTGGTACTGCTCATGTATCAAGGGAAAGTGCCATTCAAGTAGAAAATCTGATAAGGGAAATAAAGCCCGATAATGTGTGTATAGAGCTGGACGAAGGAAGATATTCTTCTCTTGAAAACAATAAGTCATGGCAGGATACTGATATCGTAAATGTAATAAAGGAGAAAAAGACTACTTTACTTTTGGTAAATCTTATTTTAAGTTCTTATCAAAAGAGGATAGCGGAAAGCTTCGATATAAACTCCGGACAGGAAATGATAAATGCGATAAAGGTATCCAAAGAGATAGGATGTAAACTCACCCTTGCCGACAGAGATATAAAGACGACTTTTTTAAGGATATTTAGAAAGATGTCATTATGGGAAAAGATGAAACTCCTGTCGGGACTTATCTTAAGTTTCTTTGAAGATGAGGAACTTACAGAAGAAGACCTTGAAAATATAAAAGAGGGGGATTTTATCGAAAATGCACTTCTTGAAATCAGCGAGGACTTTCCCGATTTAAAGACATATCTCGTGGATGAGAGAGATCAGTATCTATCTCAAAAGATAAAAAACGCTGAGGGCGAGAGAATAGTTGCTGTTGTCGGGGCCGCACATATGAACGGGATAATAAAAAATATCGAAAAAGATATAGATTTAAGCGAAATAGATACTATCCCCAAAGGCGGGAAAGCAGGGAAAATAATCGGTTTTGGTATACCGATATTGATACTTGCAATGATACTTATAAGTTTCTTTAAGAGCATTTCAACGGGGATGTCTCAGATAGTAAGCTGGGTCCTCTTTAACGGGACTCTCAGTGCACTGGGCGTAGTTTTGGCTCTCGGAAGTATCCCTTCTATCATAACTGCGTTTATAGCCGCACCGTTCACTTCTCTTAATCCGCTTCTTGCGGCAGGCTGGTTTGCCGGGCTTGTGGAAGCTCATATAAGAAAACCCAAGGTATCTGATTTTGAAAATCTAAGCAGTGACTTGGATAGCTTTAAGGGATTATGGAAAAACAGGATAACCAAGATATTGTTGGTCGTAACTTTCGCAAATTTGGGAAGTATGATAGGGACTTTTGTTGCGGGAGCCGATATTTTTAAAAGTTTCCTAAGTATATTTTAA